The Cellvibrio polysaccharolyticus genomic interval GCTGATGCGGGATTTGGGGATACCCAGCGCCCGCCCCGCCGGTGCAAACCCGCCGTGCTCGACGACCTGAGCAAAGTAGAAAAGATCATTCAGATCATACATTTGCAGCTTCTCGTGTTGTGACCCGCCCATTGTTCTATAAATAGAACAATCAGTTCAAAAATCGCCTACTACCGGCATTTTCGTCCCGCTCATATGATTTGTCCATGGCATCACGCCACCAACCGGAACCTGTGGAGGTTTTTATGAAAGACATTCTCGGCACTTACCAGGCACCTCGTCCTCATTGGGTTGGGGATGGTTTTCCGGTGCGTTCACTGTTCAGTTACAGCAGCCATGGCAAACACCTGAGCCCGTTTTTGCTGCTGGATTACGCCGGCCCGGCGACCTTCGACCCGACTGATCGGCCACGCGGTGTAGGGCAGCATCCGCATCGCGGTTTCGAGACGGTCACCATCGTTTATCAGGGGGAAGTGGATCACCGCGATTCTACCGGCGCAGGCGGCCATATCGGCCCGGGCGATGTGCAATGGATGACCGCTGCCGGCGGTATTTTGCACGAAGAGTTTCACTCGGAAGATTTCACACAAAACGGCGGCACGCTGGAAATGGTGCAACTGTGGGTGAACCTGCCAGCGAAATACAAGATGGACAAACCGGGCTATCAAACCCTGTTGAACGCGGATATTCCCTCCGTGCCACTGGCAAACGACAGTGGTTACACGCGGGTCATCGCTGGCGACTTTGAAAATTACCATGGCCCGGCGCACACCTACACGCCGATTAACGTCTGGGATATCCGCTTACGGCAAGGCAAGGCACACACCTTCAAGATACCGGAAGGCCACACCCTGGCACTGGTGGTGTTGCACGGGCAGGTACGCGTCAACGGTGGCGATGCGGTAGCACAAGCGCAATGGCTACACCTCGATCGCGAAGGTTCTGCGGTGCACATTGAGGCGAGCAGCGATGCCACCGTGTTGTTGCTGAGTGGCGAGCCTATTGATGAGCCCATTGTCGGCCACGGCCCCTTTGTTATGAACAGTGAGGCTGAAATCCGCCAGGCGTTTTACGACTTCAGCGCAGGCAACTTCGGCAAGCTGAATCACTGATGACAGCACCGGCAACCGCCGGTGCTTTTTCCCGGCCACAGGCCATTTTTCAAGGAGAGTTACCATGAGCAAACCTTACGTTCGCCTCAATAAAGATGATGTCGCAGTGCTGCTGGTGGATCACCAGACCGGGTTGTTATCGCTGGTACGCGATATTGACCCGGACAAGTTCAAAAACAACGTGCTGGCGCTGGGCGATATTGCTGAATATTTCAAGCTGCCCACTATTCTCACTACCAGTTTTGAAAACGGCCCAAATGGCCCGCTGGTGCCGGAGTTGAAAGAGCAGTTCCCCAATGCGCCTTACATTGCCAGACCAGGGCAAATTAACGCCTGGGATAACGAGGAGTTTGTTAAGGCGGTGAAGGCAACCGGTAAAAAACAACTGCTTATTGCCGGTGTAGTGACAGAAGTGTGCGTCGCCTTCCCTGCGCTGTCTGCCATCGCGGAAGGTTACGAGGTGTTCGTAGTGACCGATGCCTCCGGCACTTTTAACCCGTTAACCCGCGACTCGGCGTGGGACCGTATGTCGGCTGCCGGTGCGCAGCTGGTAACCTGGTTCGGCGTCGCTTGCGAACTGCACCGCGACTGGCGTAATGATGTGGAAGGTCTGGGCAAACTGTTTTCCAACCATATTCCGGATTACCGAAACCTGATTAACAGTTACGAGACACTGACTCGCAAAGCTTAAAAAGCCGTTCAAAAAAGCAACAATGGCGGCGAGGCCTTGTGATATCAGGCCTCGCCGCCAGTCTCTACATGTAATCCCAATAGTTATCCACAGAAGCTGTGCATAATTGCGGATCAATAAACATCCCGACAGTAACGTTTTTGTTCAGTCAGTTGCTGCACGGTTTCTTCACCGAGTATTTCAATCAGCACCTGATGTATGCCCTCGCCCATGCCGGTCAGGCTGCCGCACACGTAAATACTGGCGCCCCTTGCGATCATTTCCTGAACAGCCGCCGATTCCTGCAACAAGCGCTGCTGCACGTAACCGTCACCATCGCGGGAGAAAACCTGATCCAGCCGCGAAAGCACACCGGCGGTTTTCAGCGCTTGCAATTCATCGTCATAAATCGCATCAAACTGGCGGTTGCGTTCACCGAATATCAACCAGGTTTCGTTAATGCTGTTATCGCGGCGGTGATGCAAATGCGAGCGCAAACCGGCGATACCGGTACCGGCACCGACCAGTAACATCGGCGCGACTGTTTCCGGTGCGTGGAAGGCCGGGTTGGTGCGCACGCGAGCGGTGAGTAATTCACCGGGCTGCAAATATTGCGTTAACCAACCGGAACCCAAACCGGGTTTGCCATCCGGCAAATACGCCAAACGAACCACCAGTTCCAACACGCCGGATGCCGGTAATGATGCGATGGAATATTCGCGGTGCGGTAAATCCGGCAGCGCCCACTGCGATACATCGCCTGCCGGTTTTTCGGCGGGTAATTGTTTTTGTTGCAACCAGTTCGCCAGGCTTACGCCTTCAACCGTAGCAGCGGCATCCAGTTGCCAGTGCGCAATCAACTCCGCAATAACCGCCGGGTTATGACGCGGTTTGATATCCAGAATATCGCCTGCCTGCCAGGTGATGCGCTGCTCTTGCGGAATCGCAAAACGCACGCGGTACACCGGGTCACCGGCGCTGCCGGGGTTTAAATGGGTGTTATCCAGTAGCGGCCACTGGTCATAATCCGGTGCCTGCCAGGCTTCAACGTGTTCAGCACCACATACGTCAGCAATCGCGGTTTGCCATTGCTGCAGCGTTTCAATACTGCCGTTATCCACTTCCAGCGCGTCAAAGAAAGGCGCGGCCGAACAGCCGAGTAACCAGTTGTTTACCTCACGGGCAAACACGCAATAATCCGGGTAGCGTTTGTCACCCAGGCCGAGCACCGCAAATTGCAGGTGATCCAGCATGTAGTGTTGCGACATCACTTTTTTAACAAAACTGCGCGCATGATCCGGCGCTTCGCCTTCCCCGAAGGTGGATAACAGCAGCACCAGCTTGTCGGTTTTTTCAAGCAGCGCGGCATCGACTTCATGCAGGGGTTTTACGTCCACACCCTCACCGCCCGAGGCAAGAATACTCGCGGTGTGCCAGGCAAGCTGTTCTGCCGTTCCTGTCTGGCTGGCATAAACCACCAGATAACCCACCTCGCCGGTTGCCGATACAAATTGAGTAGCACCCGCAGACGCCGCACGGGTTTCGCGCTTTTTACGGCGACGGTCGAAATACAACAGGAAGCCGGTAATCATAAACAACGGCATCGCCAGCGAAGCCACCATATTGACCACGCGGCCGGTGGTGCCAAACCAGTCGCCAACGTGCAAATCGTACACGCCCTGGTAAATGCGTTTACCCAGGGTATCTGCCTGCTGGTAAGGGCGCTCGCGCACCATGTCGCCGGTTTGCAAATCCAGCGCTACCTGATTGCTTTGGCGGTTGTGCAAGGCATCCGGCAGCACAAAAAATACCTCAGCCGCTTTGGCATCGCCCTGCGGCAAACTGATAAACGCGGTGCGGTATTCGCCATCGCTGTAACGCAAAAAGCCGCTCCATGCTGCATCAATGGAAGGCACTTCACCGGTTTCCGGCGGCGGCGTAAAACCACCGCGCGCCCCGCCTCCGCCGCCCCGGCGTTGCTCCGGCACTTCACCGGTCAGCAGCCACGACATGCTGGTGCGGTACCAGGAATAAGACCAGTAAAGCCCGGTAAACGACAGCAACAAATACACAATCAACACCCAGGTGCCGATGACCGAATGCAACGACCAGTAAAGGCTGCGGCCACGCAAACGAAAATCCAGCCGCAGCCAGGCACGCCAGTTCAGCGCAC includes:
- the ycaC gene encoding isochorismate family cysteine hydrolase YcaC, which codes for MSKPYVRLNKDDVAVLLVDHQTGLLSLVRDIDPDKFKNNVLALGDIAEYFKLPTILTTSFENGPNGPLVPELKEQFPNAPYIARPGQINAWDNEEFVKAVKATGKKQLLIAGVVTEVCVAFPALSAIAEGYEVFVVTDASGTFNPLTRDSAWDRMSAAGAQLVTWFGVACELHRDWRNDVEGLGKLFSNHIPDYRNLINSYETLTRKA
- a CDS encoding pirin family protein encodes the protein MKDILGTYQAPRPHWVGDGFPVRSLFSYSSHGKHLSPFLLLDYAGPATFDPTDRPRGVGQHPHRGFETVTIVYQGEVDHRDSTGAGGHIGPGDVQWMTAAGGILHEEFHSEDFTQNGGTLEMVQLWVNLPAKYKMDKPGYQTLLNADIPSVPLANDSGYTRVIAGDFENYHGPAHTYTPINVWDIRLRQGKAHTFKIPEGHTLALVVLHGQVRVNGGDAVAQAQWLHLDREGSAVHIEASSDATVLLLSGEPIDEPIVGHGPFVMNSEAEIRQAFYDFSAGNFGKLNH
- a CDS encoding PepSY domain-containing protein, with amino-acid sequence MKNWTFQLHWFLGITAGIVLGIIGVTGGMMSFERQIMEWMSSDVVYVEVPADGNRLTPDAIVSRFNEHRPDAGVQQLTLSSDPSRAVVVRTRSTPESRRGESLYLNPYSGELLGKIRGEQFFRDVRSLHRWLLIPSGEGINWGRHLTGFSTIALVYLSLSGLYLRWPRRALNWRAWLRLDFRLRGRSLYWSLHSVIGTWVLIVYLLLSFTGLYWSYSWYRTSMSWLLTGEVPEQRRGGGGGARGGFTPPPETGEVPSIDAAWSGFLRYSDGEYRTAFISLPQGDAKAAEVFFVLPDALHNRQSNQVALDLQTGDMVRERPYQQADTLGKRIYQGVYDLHVGDWFGTTGRVVNMVASLAMPLFMITGFLLYFDRRRKKRETRAASAGATQFVSATGEVGYLVVYASQTGTAEQLAWHTASILASGGEGVDVKPLHEVDAALLEKTDKLVLLLSTFGEGEAPDHARSFVKKVMSQHYMLDHLQFAVLGLGDKRYPDYCVFAREVNNWLLGCSAAPFFDALEVDNGSIETLQQWQTAIADVCGAEHVEAWQAPDYDQWPLLDNTHLNPGSAGDPVYRVRFAIPQEQRITWQAGDILDIKPRHNPAVIAELIAHWQLDAAATVEGVSLANWLQQKQLPAEKPAGDVSQWALPDLPHREYSIASLPASGVLELVVRLAYLPDGKPGLGSGWLTQYLQPGELLTARVRTNPAFHAPETVAPMLLVGAGTGIAGLRSHLHHRRDNSINETWLIFGERNRQFDAIYDDELQALKTAGVLSRLDQVFSRDGDGYVQQRLLQESAAVQEMIARGASIYVCGSLTGMGEGIHQVLIEILGEETVQQLTEQKRYCRDVY